A genomic stretch from Edaphobacter aggregans includes:
- a CDS encoding YjhG/YagF family D-xylonate dehydratase — protein sequence MTINPKSSVTAAQVFESEASVFRETKTHAPGPEGTLPITPEMLLTQPSGNLFGLSQNAGMGWEAARLLDPEFLILSTHGGMRAQDGTPIALGFHTGHWEVGLLVAEAARELRNRHAVPFAGACTDPCDGRTQGTDGMLDSLPYRNDAAIVLRRLMRSLPTRKGVIGVATCDKGLPAMMMALASSGALPSILVPGGVTLLPENGEDAGKVQTIGARYAQNQITLEYAAEVGCRACATPGGGCQFLGTAATSQVVAEALGLSLPHAALAPSGQPIWLDAALRSSRAILRMVHLGIGTCDVLTDVAIRNAMVLHAAFGGSTNLLLHVPAIAHAAGLRRPSASDWASINRAVPRLVDALPNGPNNFATVQVFLAGGVPEVMLHLRRAGLLDCTVRTVTGETLDENLNWWEQSERRRALKERLLALDNVDANDVILSPDRARGRGLSATVCFPVGNLAPDGCVIKSTSIDPSLIDQDNVYRHTGPARVFITEAAAIDAIKRGVISHGDVVVLICGGPAGGGMQEIYQVTSALKNLPFCKHVAVLTDARFSGVSTGACLGHISPEALADGPIGRVREGDMIEIVVDRAGLRGTVNLIGEGNNLFSPEEGGRRLASRAPREDLAPHPALPDDTRLWAALVQASGGVWGGCVYDVDAIVAQLARGAIKIDQQPLQPEPADSEKVIR from the coding sequence ATGACAATCAATCCAAAGAGCTCGGTTACTGCAGCACAGGTGTTTGAGAGTGAAGCCTCAGTGTTTCGCGAGACAAAGACGCATGCGCCGGGTCCTGAAGGGACGCTGCCAATCACTCCGGAGATGTTGTTGACCCAGCCTTCCGGCAATCTCTTTGGGCTCTCGCAGAACGCTGGAATGGGATGGGAAGCTGCGCGCTTGCTTGATCCTGAATTTTTGATCCTTAGTACGCACGGAGGGATGCGCGCACAGGACGGAACACCCATCGCACTTGGTTTTCATACTGGTCACTGGGAGGTTGGGTTGCTGGTGGCCGAGGCTGCACGTGAGCTTCGTAACCGCCATGCCGTACCGTTTGCCGGAGCCTGCACCGATCCCTGCGACGGCCGCACACAAGGCACGGATGGGATGCTGGACTCGCTACCTTATCGCAATGATGCCGCCATCGTTCTGAGGAGGCTTATGCGTTCGCTTCCGACACGCAAAGGCGTGATCGGCGTGGCGACGTGCGACAAAGGTCTGCCCGCAATGATGATGGCGCTTGCGTCGTCCGGGGCGCTCCCAAGTATTCTCGTCCCGGGTGGAGTCACTCTTCTCCCCGAAAACGGCGAGGATGCAGGCAAAGTGCAAACCATCGGCGCTCGGTATGCACAGAATCAGATCACGCTTGAGTATGCTGCGGAGGTGGGCTGCCGAGCATGTGCGACACCAGGTGGTGGCTGTCAGTTTCTCGGCACGGCTGCCACATCTCAGGTTGTCGCTGAGGCGCTGGGACTATCGCTGCCACATGCCGCGCTTGCTCCGTCGGGTCAGCCCATCTGGCTGGATGCAGCCCTGCGTTCCTCTCGCGCCATCCTGAGAATGGTTCACCTCGGCATAGGAACGTGCGATGTGCTCACGGATGTCGCTATTCGCAATGCCATGGTGCTCCATGCGGCCTTCGGCGGATCGACGAATTTGCTGTTGCATGTTCCTGCCATTGCGCACGCAGCCGGACTGCGACGGCCGTCAGCATCAGACTGGGCCTCGATCAATCGTGCTGTTCCCAGGCTTGTAGATGCTCTTCCGAATGGACCGAACAACTTCGCTACCGTTCAGGTGTTTCTGGCCGGCGGCGTACCGGAAGTTATGTTGCATCTGCGTCGAGCTGGGTTGCTGGATTGCACTGTACGCACAGTCACCGGAGAAACTCTCGACGAAAACCTCAATTGGTGGGAGCAGAGTGAACGACGTAGAGCACTGAAGGAAAGGCTTCTCGCGCTGGATAATGTTGATGCCAACGATGTGATTCTTTCCCCGGATCGCGCGCGGGGGAGAGGCCTATCCGCGACAGTCTGCTTCCCTGTTGGCAATCTGGCTCCAGATGGATGCGTCATCAAGAGCACATCCATTGATCCTTCTCTTATCGATCAAGACAACGTTTATCGCCATACCGGACCCGCCCGCGTTTTTATTACCGAAGCAGCGGCGATTGACGCTATCAAACGGGGAGTGATATCGCATGGAGACGTGGTCGTGCTCATTTGCGGTGGACCGGCTGGTGGCGGAATGCAAGAGATCTATCAAGTCACTTCGGCACTGAAGAATCTCCCTTTCTGCAAACATGTGGCCGTACTTACGGATGCTCGGTTCAGCGGAGTCTCGACAGGTGCTTGCCTCGGCCATATCTCGCCGGAGGCGCTTGCTGACGGCCCAATAGGTCGCGTACGTGAGGGGGACATGATCGAAATTGTGGTTGATCGAGCTGGTCTGCGCGGCACTGTCAACTTGATCGGCGAAGGTAACAATCTTTTCTCTCCTGAAGAGGGGGGGCGCCGTCTCGCTTCTCGTGCACCGCGTGAAGACCTTGCGCCTCATCCTGCGCTGCCTGACGATACACGTCTCTGGGCCGCACTCGTTCAAGCGAGCGGAGGTGTCTGGGGAGGCTGCGTCTATGATGTGGATGCCATCGTCGCGCAGCTTGCTCGAGGTGCAATCAAGATAGACCAGCAGCCTCTTCAACCAGAACCTGCAGATTCAGAAAAGGTGATCCGTTGA